A single Marinitoga aeolica DNA region contains:
- a CDS encoding NAD+ synthase: MRLRIGLAQLNAHVGNLNANLEKAKKALDLAEKEKADILVFPELFLTGYPPEDLVLKTGFLNDSRITLNEYIEYSEGKDTISVMGNLDFEVDAYNTAYIVYNGKEEAKYHKIYLPNYSVFDEKRYFSPGNSPLLLEMKNGLKIGITVCEDIWVPNGPAVDLAEMGAHVIINISASPYTKGKPKDRLEMLKTRASELSTWLVYVNHVGGQDEIVFDGGSVVINPFGEVVHSLPLFEEKIDFIDIDPISSTRANLREGKRRHLIYDTHNVEIQKIDKTIEKKGNILKGNKKILLLNKYEEIYKALKLGLKDYIHKNGFSKVVLGLSGGMDSAFVAALAADTFGSENVLGILMPSQYSSKGSIEDSLLLAKNLGMKTETIPIRRTFESLLKELNVAFKDLPMNVAEENIQARIRGTIVMAFSNKFGYIALATGNKSEVATGYATLYGDMAGGLSPIKDVYKTEVYKLAEYFNKIKGGWVIPENIFTKAPSAELRPDQTDQDKLPPYEILDAILERYIEYEMSIDEIVEDGYDKETVKYVIKLVDLNEYKRRQGAPGIKVTQRAFGKDRRMPITNGYKIWR; the protein is encoded by the coding sequence ATGAGATTAAGAATAGGATTAGCTCAATTAAATGCTCATGTTGGAAATTTAAATGCTAACCTTGAAAAAGCAAAAAAAGCATTGGATTTAGCAGAAAAAGAAAAAGCAGATATATTAGTTTTTCCAGAATTATTCTTAACCGGATATCCGCCAGAAGATCTTGTTTTAAAAACTGGATTTTTGAATGATTCAAGGATAACATTAAATGAATATATAGAATATTCAGAAGGAAAAGATACTATATCAGTTATGGGTAATTTGGATTTTGAAGTAGATGCATATAATACAGCTTATATTGTATATAATGGCAAAGAAGAAGCAAAATATCATAAAATATATTTGCCAAATTATTCTGTTTTTGATGAAAAAAGATATTTTTCTCCAGGGAATAGCCCATTATTATTAGAAATGAAAAATGGATTAAAAATAGGTATAACGGTTTGTGAAGATATTTGGGTTCCAAATGGGCCAGCAGTAGATCTTGCGGAGATGGGAGCACATGTAATTATAAATATCTCTGCTTCACCATATACTAAGGGAAAGCCAAAAGATAGATTAGAAATGTTAAAAACCAGAGCTTCTGAACTTTCAACATGGTTAGTATATGTAAATCATGTAGGGGGTCAGGACGAAATAGTTTTTGATGGTGGAAGTGTAGTTATTAATCCATTTGGTGAAGTTGTTCATTCATTGCCTTTATTTGAAGAAAAAATAGATTTTATAGATATTGATCCAATTTCATCAACGAGGGCAAATTTAAGAGAAGGAAAAAGAAGGCATCTTATATATGATACTCATAATGTAGAAATACAAAAGATCGATAAGACTATAGAAAAAAAAGGTAATATTTTAAAAGGTAATAAAAAGATATTGTTATTAAATAAATATGAGGAAATATATAAAGCTTTAAAATTAGGATTAAAGGATTACATTCACAAAAATGGATTTTCAAAAGTTGTTTTAGGATTAAGCGGAGGAATGGATTCTGCTTTTGTAGCAGCATTGGCTGCAGATACTTTTGGTAGCGAAAATGTTTTAGGAATATTAATGCCATCACAATATTCATCAAAAGGAAGTATAGAAGATTCATTATTACTTGCAAAAAATCTGGGGATGAAAACGGAAACCATACCTATCAGAAGAACTTTTGAAAGCTTATTAAAAGAATTAAATGTGGCATTTAAAGATTTGCCAATGAATGTGGCAGAAGAGAATATACAGGCCAGAATTAGAGGGACAATAGTAATGGCTTTTTCAAATAAATTTGGTTATATTGCACTTGCAACTGGAAATAAAAGTGAAGTTGCAACGGGATATGCAACATTATATGGTGATATGGCTGGTGGATTATCTCCTATAAAAGATGTATATAAAACAGAGGTGTATAAATTAGCAGAATATTTTAATAAAATCAAAGGTGGATGGGTTATACCTGAAAACATCTTTACCAAAGCCCCATCAGCTGAATTACGTCCAGATCAAACAGATCAGGACAAATTACCACCATATGAAATATTGGATGCAATACTTGAAAGATATATAGAGTATGAAATGAGTATAGATGAAATAGTTGAAGATGGATATGATAAGGAAACTGTAAAATATGTAATAAAATTAGTTGATTTGAATGAATACAAAAGACGTCAGGGAGCGCCAGGAATTAAAGTTACCCAAAGAGCTTTTGGTAAAGATAGAAGAATGCCAATAACAAATGGTTATAAAATCTGGAGGTAA
- a CDS encoding zinc metallopeptidase, which yields MFFYPFWFDPTFIILLPGLILSLIAQASVQSTFSKYSKVISSTGETGAEFARRMLSSLGLYDVRVEAVSGFLTDHYDPRNKVLRLSAATYSSRSVAALGVVAHEVGHAMQHQEKYLPLVLRNFSVPFASIGSNLSWIIFIIGFLFYSQTLIQLGILLFAFAVLFTLITLPVEFNASARAIKTLPLMGMPTSEVVHVKKVLGAAAMTYVASAAMAILQLLRMLMIAGMFGDRD from the coding sequence ATGTTCTTTTATCCTTTTTGGTTTGATCCAACATTCATCATATTATTACCGGGATTAATCCTTTCTTTAATCGCTCAGGCATCTGTACAAAGTACTTTTTCAAAATATTCAAAAGTTATTTCTTCAACCGGTGAAACTGGTGCAGAATTTGCAAGGAGAATGTTAAGTTCTTTAGGCTTATATGATGTGCGCGTTGAAGCGGTTTCAGGATTTTTAACCGATCATTATGATCCAAGAAATAAGGTTTTAAGGTTATCAGCTGCAACTTATTCAAGCAGATCCGTAGCTGCTTTAGGGGTAGTAGCGCATGAAGTTGGGCATGCCATGCAACACCAGGAAAAATATTTACCTTTAGTTTTAAGGAACTTTTCTGTTCCTTTCGCATCTATAGGTTCTAATTTATCATGGATTATATTTATAATAGGTTTTTTATTCTATAGTCAAACCTTAATTCAATTAGGGATCTTATTATTTGCTTTTGCAGTTTTATTTACTTTAATTACATTACCTGTTGAATTTAATGCAAGTGCAAGAGCTATTAAAACTTTACCTTTAATGGGAATGCCTACATCTGAAGTTGTTCATGTTAAAAAAGTTTTAGGAGCCGCAGCTATGACTTATGTCGCTTCTGCAGCTATGGCTATTTTACAACTTTTAAGAATGCTTATGATTGCTGGTATGTTCGGAGATAGAGATTAA
- a CDS encoding extracellular solute-binding protein: MKKILYIIMIFLSSGLFGVNFLYMYQAGYQPEDLMNYIKEQDIKNLDVTFKFYEEMHDNIKISINSEKPLYDIVLVDLIWIPELASNNMLLPLDNLINKSYFKDIPEHVLEQFKYNGKIWAIPYLVNIQHFFINKNILKKAGFDYAPKTLEEMIHQAKIIKEKGILEYPIVDSWANTEALTCEFTWLLGAFGGSYYKNGKVKINTEEAIEALNFMKKLLDEKLINPLSLEFKEDDVLNIFINGDAAFTTNWTYQSRYMEDKRYSKIVNQGSLELIPVSERIKNKKETVSISGYQGLAILKNSKNVKESIEILKKLTKKDFFKKFNYEIPPYKSMYKEYINLKKGNDKKLIELDNVLNRPALIEYNKFSEILRRYIIMTLKGLLTPREALNKAQREIEEHELF; encoded by the coding sequence ATGAAAAAAATATTATATATAATTATGATATTTCTCAGTTCTGGATTATTTGGAGTAAATTTTTTATATATGTATCAGGCAGGATATCAGCCAGAAGATTTGATGAATTACATAAAAGAACAGGATATTAAAAACCTTGATGTGACATTTAAATTTTATGAGGAAATGCATGATAATATAAAAATATCAATAAATTCTGAAAAACCATTATATGATATAGTTTTGGTTGATTTAATATGGATTCCAGAATTAGCAAGCAATAATATGTTGTTGCCTTTGGATAATTTAATAAACAAAAGCTATTTTAAGGATATTCCGGAACATGTTTTAGAGCAATTTAAATATAATGGAAAAATTTGGGCAATTCCATATTTAGTTAATATACAACATTTTTTTATTAATAAAAACATATTAAAAAAAGCGGGTTTTGATTATGCACCAAAAACATTAGAAGAAATGATTCATCAGGCAAAGATAATAAAAGAAAAAGGAATTCTTGAATATCCAATAGTTGATTCATGGGCTAATACTGAGGCATTAACATGTGAGTTTACATGGTTATTAGGTGCTTTTGGAGGAAGTTATTATAAGAATGGGAAAGTAAAAATAAATACTGAAGAAGCAATAGAGGCATTGAATTTCATGAAAAAACTTTTAGATGAAAAATTGATTAATCCTTTATCATTAGAATTTAAAGAGGATGATGTTTTAAATATTTTTATAAATGGTGATGCAGCCTTTACAACTAATTGGACATATCAATCAAGGTATATGGAAGATAAAAGGTATTCTAAAATAGTAAATCAGGGTTCTTTAGAGTTAATACCTGTATCAGAAAGAATAAAGAACAAAAAAGAAACTGTTTCTATAAGCGGATATCAGGGGCTTGCTATATTAAAAAATTCTAAAAATGTAAAAGAATCAATAGAAATACTGAAAAAACTTACGAAAAAAGATTTTTTTAAAAAATTTAATTATGAAATACCACCCTATAAGAGTATGTATAAAGAATATATTAATTTGAAAAAAGGAAATGATAAAAAATTAATAGAACTAGATAATGTTTTAAATAGGCCAGCATTAATAGAATATAATAAATTTTCGGAAATATTGAGAAGATATATAATTATGACTTTAAAAGGATTGTTAACTCCAAGAGAAGCTTTAAATAAAGCTCAAAGAGAAATAGAAGAACATGAACTTTTTTAA